The following proteins are encoded in a genomic region of Armatimonadota bacterium:
- the hisC gene encoding histidinol-phosphate transaminase yields MAHPGIRGEVWQLQPYGHGAAPPADAIRLHANENPLGPSPLAVEAIVKAAADSNRYPDAGCSKLRSALAKMHEIDENCIVVGNGSDELIHLLGLLFLQPGVSAIAADPSFVRYYAAPPLAGATLHRTPLDVDLKHDLDSMAECFDHATRLVFVANPNNPTGTLVGADDLETLLDRLPDPALLVLDEAYFEYVGAPYSRGLDWVREGRNAMVLRTFSKAYGLAGLRIGVGFARPDIIDAINRAREPFNVGSIAQAAALAALQDQEHLAKTRTLNDEGLRTFHAFCAAYGLRHTDSHANFAFIDLGKDARPIAQAIAHKGVLVRAGLGLDNWIRVNTGLPEQNQAFLDALKEHLE; encoded by the coding sequence ATGGCGCACCCGGGAATACGCGGCGAGGTTTGGCAGCTGCAACCCTATGGGCATGGCGCGGCGCCGCCCGCCGATGCGATTCGGCTTCATGCCAACGAAAATCCGCTCGGCCCTTCGCCGCTCGCTGTCGAAGCCATTGTCAAGGCCGCAGCCGACTCCAATCGATACCCGGATGCTGGGTGCTCCAAACTACGCTCGGCATTGGCCAAAATGCACGAGATCGACGAGAATTGTATCGTCGTTGGCAACGGTTCGGACGAGTTGATTCACCTTCTAGGGCTGCTCTTCCTTCAGCCAGGCGTATCGGCGATCGCTGCCGATCCTTCGTTCGTGCGCTACTACGCCGCGCCCCCTTTGGCCGGCGCGACCCTCCATCGCACACCTCTGGACGTCGACTTGAAGCACGACTTGGATTCTATGGCCGAATGCTTTGATCACGCTACGCGCTTGGTGTTTGTGGCCAATCCTAACAATCCGACCGGCACGTTGGTCGGCGCGGATGATCTTGAAACGCTATTGGATCGCCTTCCCGATCCAGCGCTGCTGGTTCTGGACGAGGCTTATTTCGAGTACGTTGGCGCGCCTTATAGTCGCGGACTTGATTGGGTGCGAGAAGGACGGAACGCGATGGTCTTGAGGACTTTCTCCAAAGCGTACGGGCTGGCGGGGCTTCGCATCGGCGTCGGTTTTGCCCGGCCAGACATTATCGACGCTATCAATCGAGCGCGAGAGCCGTTCAACGTCGGTAGCATTGCTCAGGCCGCCGCCCTTGCCGCTTTGCAGGATCAAGAGCATCTCGCGAAAACCCGGACGCTGAACGACGAAGGGCTTCGGACTTTTCATGCGTTTTGCGCCGCTTATGGGCTAAGACATACCGATTCTCACGCGAACTTTGCCTTCATCGATCTTGGAAAAGACGCTCGTCCGATCGCCCAGGCAATAGCGCACAAGGGCGTTCTGGTCCGAGCCGGACTTGGACTGGATAACTGGATTCGGGTCAACACGGGCCTGCCGGAGCAGAACCAAGCGTTCCTGGACGCGCTCAAGGAGCATCTGGAGTGA